One Cohnella candidum genomic region harbors:
- the rplL gene encoding 50S ribosomal protein L7/L12, with protein sequence MSKEQILEAIKGMTVLELNDLVKAIEEEFGVTAAAPVAVVAGGGAAAEVEEQTEFDVILNDAGASKINVIKAVREITGLGLKEAKDLVDNAPKPIKEKVSKADADAVKAKLEEAGAKVEVK encoded by the coding sequence ATGAGCAAAGAGCAAATCTTGGAAGCCATCAAAGGCATGACCGTTCTCGAACTGAACGATCTGGTTAAAGCAATCGAAGAAGAATTCGGCGTAACGGCCGCAGCTCCAGTTGCTGTCGTCGCTGGCGGCGGCGCTGCTGCTGAAGTAGAAGAGCAAACGGAATTCGACGTCATCCTGAACGATGCCGGCGCTTCCAAAATCAACGTCATCAAAGCCGTTCGCGAAATCACGGGTCTCGGCCTAAAAGAAGCGAAAGACCTGGTTGACAACGCACCGAAGCCGATCAAAGAGAAAGTATCCAAAGCGGATGCTGACGCTGTTAAAGCGAAACTC
- the rplJ gene encoding 50S ribosomal protein L10, producing the protein MANAKIIAGKQQVVEEIAAKLKESTTTVVADYRGLNVAQVTELRKQLREAGVEFQVLKNSLVSRAADSVELGGLNEVLSGPTAVAFGKDAVAPAKIINDFAKKNDALKIKGGVVEGRVVDTAQIQALANLPSREGLLSMLLSVLQAPMRNVALAVKAVAEKNEATA; encoded by the coding sequence ATGGCAAATGCGAAAATCATCGCCGGCAAACAGCAGGTGGTTGAGGAAATCGCAGCGAAGCTGAAAGAGAGCACGACGACGGTCGTCGCGGACTACCGCGGCCTGAACGTGGCTCAAGTTACCGAGCTCCGCAAGCAGCTGCGCGAAGCCGGCGTAGAGTTTCAAGTTTTGAAGAACTCTCTCGTCAGCCGTGCGGCCGACAGCGTCGAACTCGGCGGCTTGAACGAAGTTCTCTCCGGACCGACCGCCGTTGCGTTCGGTAAGGATGCCGTTGCTCCCGCGAAGATCATCAACGATTTCGCGAAGAAGAACGACGCCCTGAAAATCAAAGGCGGCGTCGTGGAAGGCCGCGTTGTCGACACGGCGCAAATCCAAGCGCTCGCCAACCTGCCGTCCCGCGAAGGCTTGCTGTCCATGCTGCTCAGCGTGCTGCAAGCGCCGATGCGCAACGTTGCTCTCGCCGTCAAAGCGGTCGCAGAGAAGAACGAAGCTACCGCTTAA
- the rplA gene encoding 50S ribosomal protein L1, giving the protein MAKHGKKYAEAVKLIDRDATYETLEAIELVKKAATAKFDETVEAAVRLGVDPRKQDQNVRGVVVLPHGTGKTKRVLVFAKGDKVKEAEAAGADYVGDQDLINKIQQGWFEFDVCVATPDMMSEVGKLGRILGGKGLMPNPKAGTVTFDVTKAIQEIKAGKIEYRLDKAGQIHAPIGKVSFDADKLNENLKALIDALNRAKPAAAKGVYLKNISISSTMGPGARLNAANYR; this is encoded by the coding sequence ATGGCCAAACACGGCAAGAAATATGCAGAAGCCGTTAAGCTGATCGACCGCGACGCGACCTACGAAACGTTGGAAGCGATCGAGCTCGTGAAGAAAGCGGCAACGGCGAAGTTCGACGAAACCGTCGAAGCAGCCGTCCGTCTCGGCGTTGACCCGAGAAAACAAGACCAAAACGTGCGCGGCGTCGTTGTCCTGCCGCACGGCACGGGCAAAACGAAACGCGTTCTCGTATTCGCGAAAGGCGACAAGGTGAAAGAAGCCGAAGCTGCCGGCGCGGACTACGTAGGAGATCAAGACCTCATCAACAAAATCCAGCAGGGTTGGTTCGAGTTCGACGTCTGCGTCGCGACTCCGGACATGATGAGCGAAGTGGGTAAGCTGGGCCGTATCCTCGGCGGTAAAGGCCTCATGCCGAACCCGAAAGCCGGCACCGTAACGTTCGACGTTACGAAAGCGATCCAAGAGATCAAAGCCGGTAAAATCGAATACCGCCTGGACAAAGCGGGCCAAATTCACGCACCGATCGGTAAAGTTTCGTTCGACGCCGACAAGCTGAACGAAAACCTTAAAGCCCTGATCGACGCGCTGAACCGCGCGAAGCCGGCGGCAGCCAAAGGCGTGTACCTGAAGAACATCTCGATCTCTTCGACGATGGGCCCGGGCGCGCGACTCAACGCAGCGAACTACCGCTAA
- the rplK gene encoding 50S ribosomal protein L11, which yields MAKKVIKMVKLQVPAGKANPAPPIGPALGQAGVNIMAFCKEFNARTADQAGLIIPVVISVFEDRSFTFETKTPPAAVLLRVAAGIPKGSGEPNKKKVATVKRAKVREIAEQKMQDLNAASVEAAMRMIEGTARSMGVTIVD from the coding sequence ATGGCAAAGAAAGTCATTAAAATGGTCAAACTGCAAGTTCCGGCAGGCAAAGCCAACCCGGCACCGCCAATCGGTCCTGCACTCGGTCAAGCAGGCGTCAACATCATGGCGTTCTGTAAGGAATTCAACGCCCGCACGGCGGATCAAGCCGGCCTGATCATTCCGGTCGTGATCTCCGTATTCGAGGACCGTTCCTTCACGTTCGAGACCAAGACGCCGCCGGCAGCTGTACTGCTGCGCGTCGCTGCTGGTATCCCGAAGGGATCCGGCGAGCCGAACAAGAAGAAAGTCGCAACCGTTAAGCGCGCGAAAGTCCGCGAGATCGCCGAGCAGAAAATGCAGGATCTCAACGCGGCTTCCGTTGAAGCGGCTATGCGGATGATCGAAGGTACTGCCCGCAGCATGGGCGTCACGATCGTCGACTGA
- the nusG gene encoding transcription termination/antitermination protein NusG, producing the protein MEKRWYVVHTYSGYENKVKTNLEKRVESMGMQDKIFRVLVPMEEEIVNKDGKKKTVMRKVYPGYVLVEMIQTDDSWYVVRNTPGVTGFVGSTGSGSKPTALLPEEVEQILRHMGMEEPKPVIEFELKENVRVKVGPFANFVGSVEEILHDKMKLKVHVNMFGRETPVELDFTQVEKI; encoded by the coding sequence ATGGAAAAAAGATGGTATGTCGTACACACGTACTCCGGCTATGAGAACAAGGTGAAAACCAACCTGGAGAAACGCGTGGAATCAATGGGCATGCAGGACAAGATTTTCCGCGTGCTCGTGCCGATGGAAGAAGAGATCGTCAACAAGGACGGCAAGAAAAAGACGGTGATGCGCAAAGTGTATCCCGGCTACGTCCTCGTTGAAATGATCCAGACGGACGATTCCTGGTACGTGGTCCGCAATACGCCCGGCGTTACCGGGTTTGTCGGTTCCACGGGGTCCGGTTCGAAACCGACGGCGCTTCTGCCCGAAGAAGTGGAGCAAATCCTGCGCCACATGGGCATGGAGGAGCCGAAACCGGTCATCGAATTCGAGCTCAAGGAGAACGTCCGCGTCAAGGTCGGGCCTTTCGCCAACTTCGTCGGATCGGTGGAAGAAATTCTACACGATAAGATGAAGCTGAAAGTGCACGTCAACATGTTTGGCAGGGAAACACCAGTTGAGTTGGATTTCACTCAAGTGGAGAAGATATAA
- the secE gene encoding preprotein translocase subunit SecE — MTFLAKMKQSFGSFFSFFGDSWSELKKVRWPNRKELVSYTIIVIVTVLLITLYFWVLDIGISQLVDLVI, encoded by the coding sequence GTGACTTTCCTGGCCAAAATGAAACAGAGCTTTGGGTCCTTTTTTTCGTTTTTCGGCGACAGTTGGAGCGAATTGAAGAAAGTCCGTTGGCCCAACCGGAAAGAACTGGTTAGCTATACGATCATCGTTATCGTGACCGTCCTGCTGATCACGCTTTACTTCTGGGTGCTGGATATCGGCATTTCTCAGCTCGTCGATCTCGTCATTTGA
- the rpmG gene encoding 50S ribosomal protein L33, producing MRVIITLACTNCKQRNYTSTKNKRTHSDRMELKKFCRHCNEHTPHRETR from the coding sequence ATGCGGGTCATCATCACGCTAGCTTGCACGAACTGCAAGCAACGGAACTACACGTCGACGAAGAACAAGCGTACGCACTCCGATCGCATGGAGTTGAAAAAGTTCTGCAGACACTGCAATGAACATACTCCTCATCGCGAAACGCGCTAA
- the sigH gene encoding RNA polymerase sporulation sigma factor SigH — protein sequence MSVDLEKLAVREYDFKTDEDIVESVRLGDGEALEYLINKYRNFVRAKARSYFLIGAEREDIVQEGMIGLYKSIRDFKGDKLASFKAFAELCITRQIITAIKTATRQKHIPLNSYVSLDKPIYDEDSDRTLLDVICGSRVCDPEEMIINQEEFFGLEDKMSEILSDLERKVLMLYLDGRSYQEIAVDLDRHVKSIDNALQRVKRKLEKYLEVRNLVS from the coding sequence GTGAGCGTCGACTTGGAGAAGCTGGCAGTACGCGAATATGACTTCAAGACCGACGAGGACATCGTGGAATCGGTCCGCTTGGGCGATGGAGAAGCGCTGGAATACCTCATCAACAAGTACCGCAATTTCGTTCGCGCGAAAGCGCGTTCCTATTTTCTGATCGGCGCGGAGCGGGAAGACATCGTACAGGAAGGCATGATCGGCCTGTACAAGTCGATCCGCGACTTCAAGGGTGACAAGCTGGCCTCGTTCAAGGCGTTCGCCGAGCTGTGCATCACCCGCCAGATCATCACCGCCATCAAGACGGCGACCCGCCAGAAGCACATTCCCTTGAATTCGTACGTTTCTTTGGACAAGCCGATCTACGATGAAGATTCCGACCGGACGCTCCTCGACGTCATTTGCGGCTCACGCGTATGCGATCCGGAAGAGATGATCATCAACCAGGAAGAGTTTTTCGGTTTGGAAGATAAGATGTCGGAAATTCTCAGCGACCTGGAACGCAAGGTGCTGATGCTTTATCTGGACGGCCGCTCCTATCAGGAAATCGCCGTCGATCTCGACCGCCACGTGAAGTCGATCGATAACGCGTTGCAGCGCGTGAAGCGCAAGCTCGAAAAGTACTTAGAAGTCCGCAATCTTGTGAGTTGA
- a CDS encoding NYN domain-containing protein, producing the protein MLRREDVLFVDGYNMIGAWPELAALKKDRLEDARDRLLDLLADYQGFAGTAVIVVFDAFRVPGTGSSTKQHRLRVVYTREKETADECIERLVGEWTSVRRNIYVATSDLVEQHVAFGRGALRLSARELKLEVDRSRREIRTAIRPERPTKRNPLGGAVSEDIQRRLERMRRGMSDEES; encoded by the coding sequence ATGCTCCGGCGTGAGGACGTCCTCTTCGTCGACGGTTATAACATGATCGGCGCGTGGCCCGAGCTTGCCGCCCTCAAGAAGGACAGGCTCGAGGACGCGCGCGACAGGCTGCTCGACCTCCTTGCGGATTACCAGGGCTTTGCCGGCACCGCGGTCATCGTCGTATTCGACGCGTTCCGCGTGCCGGGCACGGGGTCGTCTACCAAGCAGCATCGCCTTCGCGTCGTCTACACGCGGGAGAAGGAGACGGCCGACGAATGCATCGAACGGCTGGTCGGAGAGTGGACGTCGGTCCGCCGCAACATCTATGTGGCGACGTCGGATTTGGTGGAGCAGCACGTCGCCTTCGGAAGGGGCGCGCTGCGGTTGTCCGCGAGGGAACTGAAGCTGGAAGTGGATCGCAGCCGGCGGGAAATCCGGACCGCGATCCGGCCCGAACGGCCGACGAAGCGCAATCCCTTGGGCGGCGCGGTCAGCGAGGATATTCAGCGGCGTTTGGAGCGGATGAGAAGGGGCATGAGCGATGAAGAGTCCTAA